One window of the Candidatus Zixiibacteriota bacterium genome contains the following:
- a CDS encoding hypothetical protein (Evidence 5 : Unknown function) produces MALPEERNLKFIYDKERDVFYASIDRPQAAICEDTEEGVLIRRDPRTRAIVGFTIYNYSQKRRSGVLKSIPNFRDVILPSF; encoded by the coding sequence ATGGCTCTTCCCGAAGAAAGAAATCTGAAATTCATATATGATAAGGAGCGGGATGTTTTTTATGCATCCATAGATCGTCCGCAGGCGGCGATTTGCGAAGATACCGAAGAAGGCGTCCTTATTCGTCGTGATCCAAGAACCAGAGCGATAGTGGGATTTACGATATATAATTACTCTCAAAAGAGACGGAGTGGAGTGCTGAAGAGTATTCCAAATTTCCGTGATGTCATTTTGCCTTCATTTTAA
- a CDS encoding exported hypothetical protein (Evidence 5 : Unknown function): protein MLLARYRIMILSVLISIFIINAAAFCDNPPQYTPSMSLLFKFEKDTVFVSGTAGDTIGYINFLLQDYAQIENVDEIQFQFAVDTSIVHIIEVIPTDNWPENNNVSLIKYNDTTFRVILSTSSSITTPESYVCYAQLKCYLKCTTENTDIPIRFYGLMDNYYEYPIANGTERKYVNSTSHFTHGAIRSADYIATTQIDSVVAIGGVKKQVTVPVYYSANFNTYNMHQFIIFDTALIQFDTGYVADTSLWLMQDVEFSHNKDTIKVNLIGAAPDSPDPLELYYLKFTTKAVTYWNDQGISYTADVAFLDDSCYVHPARDSLCSQLKAPYGLVDGEIKLGVDTDILTDFHDASSDNIVSLSDKTAQAIIKLKSQFPAGMTTDNIVVNYLTTRFKNAYVTDMSSPSAHFERSINGDDTVHVHLVHNAQYDNYYSESESYASLCKLTLEFQPDSYSPSYSQQDILFGYIDSIPGKPKHRVIDTTGNIVINSANGLLALHMDSIMVYVGEASATNSSGTGCGGIAGEVRIRNNFDLSGFTLDVSTANNIYIDYVTPISGVSATKLSAQTYRLASDSSFAAIAANGSNYTKIADIYYKPACGLEPGHQYQTYPSFSNGVLVYSTSDTAFFASTTAGLVTVTVPQEGCSCGGGSKMAAQDSPALPLDYSLYPCRPNPFNMQTTIAFDLPKPSLVILEIRNILGEKVTTIVNGFLEAGRHEVIWDGKNQLGKDAATGVYFYSIRAANFSSTKKMLLLK from the coding sequence ATGTTATTGGCAAGATATAGAATCATGATATTATCAGTATTAATCTCAATATTCATCATCAATGCGGCGGCATTTTGTGATAATCCACCTCAGTATACGCCAAGTATGTCGCTTCTTTTCAAATTCGAGAAGGACACAGTTTTTGTGAGCGGCACCGCAGGTGACACGATAGGCTATATCAATTTTCTGCTGCAGGACTATGCCCAAATTGAAAACGTTGATGAGATTCAATTTCAATTTGCGGTCGATACGTCAATAGTCCATATAATAGAGGTGATTCCTACGGACAATTGGCCTGAAAACAACAATGTCTCACTAATAAAGTATAATGATACTACATTTAGAGTAATTTTATCGACCAGTTCCTCCATTACAACACCGGAGTCATATGTATGTTACGCCCAATTGAAATGCTATCTAAAATGTACGACTGAGAATACTGATATACCGATCAGATTTTACGGGTTAATGGATAATTATTATGAATATCCCATTGCAAATGGAACTGAACGGAAATATGTGAACAGCACGTCTCATTTTACCCATGGCGCCATAAGATCTGCGGACTATATTGCCACGACCCAAATTGACTCAGTTGTAGCAATTGGGGGCGTGAAAAAGCAAGTTACCGTTCCAGTTTATTATTCAGCGAACTTCAATACCTACAACATGCATCAGTTCATCATATTTGATACCGCATTGATTCAATTTGACACTGGCTATGTGGCCGACACCTCGCTTTGGCTAATGCAGGACGTCGAATTTTCTCATAATAAAGACACTATAAAGGTAAATTTAATTGGTGCGGCACCTGATTCACCGGATCCTTTGGAGTTGTATTACTTAAAGTTCACCACAAAGGCTGTGACTTACTGGAATGACCAGGGTATATCATATACCGCTGATGTGGCATTTCTTGATGATTCCTGCTATGTTCATCCGGCTCGGGATTCCTTGTGCAGCCAGCTCAAGGCACCATATGGACTTGTAGACGGGGAGATAAAACTCGGTGTTGATACGGATATATTGACAGATTTTCACGATGCGTCGAGTGATAATATAGTGTCTTTATCCGACAAGACGGCGCAAGCAATAATTAAACTCAAAAGTCAATTCCCAGCCGGCATGACNACCGATAATATAGTCGTTAATTATCTGACGACAAGATTTAAAAATGCTTACGTTACCGATATGAGTTCCCCGTCAGCGCATTTTGAACGTTCTATTAATGGTGATGACACTGTTCATGTTCACCTGGTTCATAATGCACAATATGATAATTATTATTCGGAATCCGAATCATATGCTTCCCTTTGCAAGCTCACACTTGAATTCCAACCAGATAGCTACAGCCCGAGCTATAGCCAGCAGGATATCCTATTTGGCTACATTGACAGTATTCCCGGGAAACCAAAGCACAGAGTTATTGATACCACCGGAAATATTGTAATTAATTCGGCGAACGGTCTTCTTGCACTTCACATGGATTCAATAATGGTTTATGTTGGCGAGGCAAGTGCAACAAACAGTTCGGGAACGGGTTGTGGAGGAATCGCAGGCGAAGTCAGAATTCGGAATAATTTCGATCTTTCAGGGTTTACCTTGGATGTGAGTACAGCGAATAATATATATATTGATTATGTCACACCAATATCGGGAGTAAGCGCTACGAAATTATCAGCACAGACTTACCGCCTTGCTTCGGACAGCTCATTTGCAGCAATTGCTGCCAATGGATCCAATTATACAAAGATTGCAGATATTTATTACAAACCGGCATGCGGATTAGAACCTGGCCATCAATACCAGACTTATCCATCTTTCAGCAATGGAGTCCTCGTGTATTCCACTTCAGATACTGCATTTTTTGCCTCCACTACGGCCGGATTGGTGACAGTCACTGTGCCACAGGAAGGTTGTAGTTGCGGAGGAGGATCCAAAATGGCAGCTCAGGATTCGCCTGCGCTTCCTCTTGATTATAGCTTATACCCATGTAGGCCAAATCCCTTTAATATGCAGACCACTATTGCCTTCGATCTGCCGAAGCCATCTTTAGTAATACTCGAAATTCGAAATATTCTTGGCGAAAAAGTGACAACGATAGTCAATGGATTTTTAGAAGCGGGCCGTCATGAAGTGATTTGGGATGGCAAGAATCAGTTGGGCAAGGATGCCGCTACAGGAGTTTATTTCTACAGCATTAGGGCAGCCAACTTCAGCAGTACAAAGAAAATGCTGCTTCTGAAATAA
- a CDS encoding exported hypothetical protein (Evidence 5 : Unknown function) gives MLLRRRLGVFFIFVLLLLGGSLKAEDTPDPDNYRNPYLARFFKLDSMDGSRLYQKLFMPFEPGQEDTVMTLPPAFYRPQEYEFNPAFVNGTLWTVPTDIKVKDGIYAYVSFIMGLGIFDIYDPTHPRLLSLNNFETSILNLQLYNDTLLFVTAWGEGGGYALYIMDVSRPNNPRLVSKYGKGFHGWNVIYDGWHGYLCAGDSGLQVLNLAQLGDPVLSSSYHLNDAYNMVKRNDTGYVVDFGIGGTSTSLTIFNLKDYTQGPIRIGSIGTKNQPRAVDVRGRYAYVADWNGHIDKGDLMVVDISNPATPVCVNYFQGFIGYHGPYDLQIYDSIMCMSTFYGNTAVLNLSDSVNPVVLGYIMSPKYGATTGLDLQWPYCYTADYGRGMQVGDISNPENPQFLGGFSFFADNSISIFDLTTMMVRGNYAYVFVQGPGLVSLDVTDPTKPIVLDYDNITQDVYAFDIDGNYAYKASQDFRIQITDISNPRDLKPIPDFYMPGKANDIVTRENLAYVADDSAGLKILDISDPRNIHIVGHYNDIYFGGQEAMSIDIEDTLACIGDFSGMQVVNIKDPTHPVGLGRFTDQEYITDIKVRNRIAYLATETLGVTAIDFSDPNHPYLLSFFRSICDEPFKIRLQGKYALIGNTGCNGREIKVLDISDPADIKLASEINSNGNMGLDAAIVGSRYIYSLDYRGLAIFDAGKTLYTCGDVNLDNRANILDISNLIKYLFRHDSMADPGSGDVNSSGKIDLIDITYLIDYIYRNGPRPVCQN, from the coding sequence ATGCTATTAAGACGAAGGCTGGGAGTATTCTTCATTTTTGTTCTCTTACTTCTTGGGGGGAGTCTAAAGGCGGAGGATACCCCTGATCCGGATAATTACCGAAATCCTTATCTGGCCCGATTTTTTAAATTAGACAGTATGGACGGCTCACGGCTTTATCAGAAACTGTTCATGCCCTTTGAGCCGGGTCAGGAGGATACGGTTATGACTCTGCCGCCCGCTTTTTACCGTCCCCAGGAGTATGAGTTCAATCCTGCCTTCGTCAATGGCACTCTGTGGACTGTTCCGACCGACATCAAAGTGAAGGACGGGATATATGCTTATGTTTCTTTTATTATGGGTTTGGGGATATTCGATATATATGATCCGACACATCCCCGGCTTTTGTCCCTGAATAACTTTGAAACTTCAATTTTGAACCTTCAATTATATAATGATACCTTGCTTTTTGTGACTGCGTGGGGTGAGGGAGGCGGGTATGCGCTTTACATAATGGATGTCAGCAGGCCCAATAATCCCCGATTGGTCAGCAAATATGGCAAGGGATTCCATGGTTGGAATGTGATATATGATGGCTGGCATGGCTATTTATGCGCAGGAGACAGCGGTTTACAAGTGCTTAACCTTGCGCAATTGGGCGACCCCGTTTTATCATCAAGCTACCACCTAAATGATGCCTATAATATGGTGAAAAGAAATGACACCGGATATGTTGTTGATTTTGGAATTGGTGGCACTTCAACAAGCCTAACCATCTTTAATTTGAAAGATTACACTCAAGGCCCAATACGAATAGGAAGCATAGGCACAAAGAATCAACCTCGGGCCGTTGATGTCCGTGGCAGATATGCTTATGTGGCGGATTGGAATGGTCATATAGATAAGGGTGATTTAATGGTGGTCGATATTTCCAATCCGGCGACTCCGGTTTGCGTCAATTATTTTCAAGGTTTTATCGGCTATCATGGCCCCTACGATTTACAGATTTACGACAGCATTATGTGTATGAGCACTTTTTATGGAAATACCGCGGTTCTTAATCTTAGCGACTCGGTCAACCCGGTGGTTCTGGGATACATTATGTCACCCAAATACGGGGCCACGACAGGATTAGATCTGCAATGGCCGTATTGTTACACGGCTGATTATGGCCGGGGAATGCAGGTTGGAGATATTTCCAATCCCGAGAATCCCCAATTTCTGGGCGGGTTCTCCTTTTTTGCTGATAACTCAATTAGTATATTCGATTTGACGACAATGATGGTCAGGGGCAACTATGCTTACGTTTTTGTTCAAGGCCCCGGCCTCGTTTCTTTGGACGTGACTGATCCGACCAAGCCTATTGTATTGGATTATGACAATATAACCCAGGACGTTTATGCCTTTGATATTGATGGGAATTATGCCTATAAAGCGAGCCAGGATTTTCGCATTCAGATAACGGATATTTCGAATCCCCGGGACCTCAAGCCGATTCCGGATTTTTATATGCCCGGCAAGGCCAATGATATTGTCACAAGAGAAAACCTGGCTTATGTTGCCGATGATTCGGCGGGACTCAAAATTCTGGATATTTCCGATCCCCGCAATATTCATATTGTGGGACATTATAACGACATCTATTTCGGCGGGCAGGAGGCGATGTCGATCGATATTGAAGACACTCTGGCCTGCATTGGTGATTTTTCGGGGATGCAGGTGGTGAATATCAAAGATCCGACGCATCCGGTGGGTCTGGGGCGATTCACAGATCAGGAGTATATCACCGATATCAAAGTCAGGAATCGAATCGCCTATTTGGCGACTGAGACTTTAGGGGTGACGGCGATCGATTTCAGCGACCCGAATCATCCTTATCTCCTAAGTTTCTTTAGAAGTATCTGTGATGAGCCTTTTAAGATACGACTTCAAGGGAAATATGCCTTAATCGGCAACACCGGCTGTAACGGCCGGGAGATCAAGGTTCTGGATATATCCGACCCGGCCGATATCAAACTGGCCAGTGAGATAAATTCCAACGGTAATATGGGACTGGATGCGGCCATTGTCGGAAGTCGCTATATTTATTCGCTCGATTATCGAGGACTGGCCATTTTTGATGCCGGCAAGACATTATATACCTGCGGGGATGTCAACCTGGATAACAGGGCCAATATATTGGATATCTCCAATCTGATTAAGTATCTCTTTCGGCATGATTCGATGGCCGACCCGGGCAGCGGGGATGTTAACAGCTCCGGGAAAATTGATCTCATCGATATTACATACCTAATTGATTATATCTATCGAAATGGGCCTCGCCCAGTGTGCCAAAATTAA
- a CDS encoding hypothetical protein (Evidence 5 : Unknown function) gives MKEPGDANGDEAVNIIDISSITDFIYHGGDAPSCIASTDPNNNGVVNMLDLFSLTNYLYKSGPAPICGHA, from the coding sequence TTGAAAGAGCCAGGGGATGCCAACGGAGACGAGGCCGTTAATATTATTGATATATCGTCTATAACGGATTTTATTTATCATGGCGGGGATGCCCCCAGTTGCATTGCGTCCACTGACCCAAATAATAATGGGGTCGTCAATATGCTTGATCTATTTTCCCTAACAAATTATCTATACAAAAGTGGCCCAGCTCCGATTTGCGGACATGCATGA
- a CDS encoding membrane hypothetical protein (Evidence 5 : Unknown function) → MKKDKNISLILFIILLVLVAIKIIPFIWPDTRTWGFDHLIFVPHWIALTAFALMVISLLVALSELGARLGRNLVNTFCQTFFYAKWRIWYRLIFILSALVIFVIFSQSTHFLGDGYQNLGNLGQKGSTFLKWTEKGTWMVLGAVQSLLGIKDMQNALISYRLISYIAGAVSIWFYFLIAQIGSTTNLVRFITFSTLLLSGSLLLFFGYVENYSLLYPCLAGFIYFSLKYLSLGRNLSVAVLFLFMGILLHFQMMAFVPAFLFMVFYQGRGRKLFENYKKIILISAAAIASAGAILFMAKYRNDLAFRGIFMPLWTGFQSDPKYTLLSPSHLTDIMNQLLLLSPLIPFLAFSGFESREKLRIDKRIVFLALVSAGSLAFVLFVDPKLTMPRDWDLFSLSAFGMTLLFILSMREKSFGMIFNFIPVMVVIMLVSSGSYLFANLNTNRSIRYLNYIINLDKGKSLQSLGILGNYYAAKGDSKTADSIRTLLSEYYPDRSNIRLALADIERGNLGKAREIVNNLTPDPYSTEYMTIKVILYYNEGNYDSALAAVDSAIQNSRYMPQLYIYRSRILLKRHDLERAIETLQMGRRLSGYDNRELIKELLTIYDVYNTPDSIIGYARLLIRLDSTSCDGFYYLFIGYAKAGDSAVARQAIDNYYSHCKNDPLFDIRNRHIKKVFPFVPH, encoded by the coding sequence ATGAAAAAAGACAAAAATATCTCTCTGATCCTGTTCATAATTCTTTTGGTTCTGGTTGCAATAAAAATCATACCCTTCATTTGGCCTGATACAAGAACCTGGGGTTTTGATCATTTGATTTTTGTGCCTCATTGGATAGCGCTTACCGCATTTGCCTTGATGGTCATATCGTTGCTAGTGGCGCTGTCCGAATTGGGCGCCAGACTGGGACGAAATTTGGTAAATACATTTTGTCAGACCTTTTTCTATGCGAAATGGAGAATTTGGTATCGGCTGATTTTCATTCTATCAGCCCTGGTCATATTCGTAATATTCAGTCAGTCAACCCATTTTTTGGGAGACGGGTACCAAAATCTCGGCAATCTTGGTCAAAAAGGCAGTACATTTTTAAAATGGACGGAAAAGGGTACATGGATGGTGCTGGGGGCGGTCCAGAGTCTGCTGGGCATAAAAGATATGCAGAACGCCCTGATATCCTACCGATTGATTTCATATATAGCAGGTGCCGTATCAATCTGGTTCTACTTTCTCATAGCTCAGATCGGCAGTACTACAAACCTGGTGCGATTTATTACATTCAGCACATTACTATTATCCGGTTCTTTGTTACTATTTTTTGGTTATGTCGAAAATTACTCATTACTATATCCCTGTCTGGCGGGCTTCATTTATTTTTCTCTGAAGTACCTTTCTTTGGGCAGAAATCTCTCCGTTGCGGTTTTATTTCTATTTATGGGCATTTTACTCCACTTCCAGATGATGGCTTTTGTCCCCGCCTTTCTATTTATGGTTTTTTATCAAGGCCGCGGTCGAAAATTATTTGAGAATTATAAGAAGATTATCCTAATATCTGCAGCTGCCATTGCATCCGCCGGGGCAATTTTGTTTATGGCGAAATACAGAAATGACCTGGCATTTCGAGGGATATTTATGCCTCTTTGGACGGGTTTCCAGTCCGATCCAAAATATACTCTGCTTTCCCCCTCGCATTTGACTGATATAATGAATCAATTGCTTCTGTTGTCACCGTTGATCCCTTTTTTGGCTTTTAGCGGCTTTGAAAGTCGGGAAAAACTGAGGATTGATAAGCGTATTGTCTTTCTTGCTCTTGTTTCGGCAGGTTCTTTGGCTTTCGTTCTATTTGTGGACCCGAAATTGACGATGCCGCGTGACTGGGATCTCTTTTCATTGTCAGCGTTTGGGATGACCCTTCTGTTCATATTGTCCATGAGGGAGAAGAGTTTTGGAATGATCTTCAATTTCATACCGGTTATGGTGGTGATTATGCTCGTATCATCAGGTTCCTATCTTTTTGCCAATCTTAATACCAATCGCTCTATCAGATATCTCAATTACATAATAAATCTCGACAAGGGAAAATCGCTCCAGAGCCTGGGAATATTGGGTAATTATTATGCCGCGAAGGGAGACTCAAAAACGGCCGATTCCATTCGCACCCTGCTTAGTGAATACTATCCGGACAGGTCAAATATCAGATTAGCACTTGCTGACATTGAACGCGGAAATTTGGGTAAGGCACGGGAGATTGTAAATAATTTGACGCCGGATCCGTACTCAACTGAATACATGACAATAAAGGTTATTTTATACTACAACGAGGGCAATTATGATTCAGCCCTGGCGGCAGTCGATTCCGCGATTCAAAACAGTCGCTATATGCCTCAATTGTATATATATCGCTCACGAATATTGTTGAAGCGGCACGACCTGGAACGCGCCATTGAGACACTTCAGATGGGACGAAGGCTATCGGGTTATGATAATAGAGAGTTGATAAAAGAGTTGCTGACAATTTATGATGTTTACAACACTCCCGACTCAATAATTGGTTATGCCAGATTGTTAATAAGGCTTGATTCGACGAGTTGTGACGGTTTTTATTATTTATTTATAGGATATGCAAAAGCGGGCGATAGCGCCGTGGCCAGGCAGGCTATCGACAATTATTATTCTCACTGCAAGAATGATCCCTTATTTGATATTAGAAACAGACATATAAAGAAAGTTTTTCCTTTTGTTCCCCATTAA
- a CDS encoding hypothetical protein (Evidence 5 : Unknown function), giving the protein MAKIVHSTEIPNDIRHVRKSRHLVIKEVAKLMGQKSASHIAHWEKGRKLPSLINLFKLAAVLGIQPQFLFQNLYREIRKEIHDAKVKYDIFEQYD; this is encoded by the coding sequence ATGGCAAAAATTGTCCATTCAACAGAGATTCCGAATGACATTAGGCACGTCAGAAAGAGCAGGCATTTGGTAATTAAGGAAGTTGCCAAACTGATGGGGCAGAAATCCGCTTCCCATATCGCCCATTGGGAGAAAGGCCGTAAGCTACCATCTTTAATAAATCTTTTCAAACTTGCTGCGGTTTTGGGTATTCAGCCCCAATTTCTATTCCAAAACCTTTATAGGGAAATTCGTAAAGAAATTCATGATGCCAAAGTCAAATATGACATTTTTGAACAATATGATTAA
- a CDS encoding conserved hypothetical protein (Evidence 4 : Unknown function but conserved in other organisms) — protein sequence MDIITALNNFCDYSKYMLGYSPDTIKRYHLTVRLLLRHLNVQVVEDCTDSKVREFFFHGRQERHWAPNSFITYHKSLAVFFRWCVRQGYLQSNPTDDMEMPKTEKKLPSKLKKQEVLRLLEIAQNYPYPYTFQRFRNHAIFATFVYAGLRKKELLNLKMVDVDIMNQSIFIRQGKGSKDRVVPMSPTLSGILRRYIEQRNRLKKTCPEFFTSLNRNMGFTETGMKRLVEFMKKVSGIRFSVHKLRHTFATLMLEGGCDIFSLSKMLGHSDIKTTTIYLAASTEHLRSQMLKHPLNDFR from the coding sequence ATGGACATCATCACCGCTCTCAATAATTTTTGCGATTATTCGAAATATATGCTCGGATACTCGCCGGACACCATCAAGCGCTACCACTTGACTGTGCGGCTGCTTTTAAGACACCTTAATGTGCAGGTGGTCGAAGATTGCACCGATTCCAAGGTGAGAGAGTTCTTCTTTCACGGCAGGCAGGAAAGACATTGGGCACCAAACTCTTTCATTACCTATCACAAATCTCTTGCCGTGTTCTTTCGGTGGTGTGTTCGCCAGGGATATCTGCAATCGAACCCAACGGACGATATGGAAATGCCAAAGACTGAGAAAAAATTACCCTCAAAGCTGAAGAAACAAGAGGTACTCCGTCTTCTGGAGATTGCGCAAAATTACCCTTACCCATATACCTTCCAGCGATTCCGAAACCACGCCATTTTCGCAACTTTTGTCTATGCAGGATTGAGAAAAAAAGAGCTCCTCAATTTGAAGATGGTAGACGTCGACATAATGAATCAATCAATCTTCATTCGACAGGGCAAGGGCAGCAAGGATCGGGTCGTGCCAATGAGCCCGACCCTATCAGGTATTCTACGGAGGTACATTGAGCAACGAAACCGTCTCAAGAAAACTTGCCCGGAATTTTTCACCTCATTGAACCGAAATATGGGGTTTACCGAAACGGGGATGAAGAGACTTGTTGAGTTCATGAAGAAAGTATCCGGCATTCGGTTTAGCGTCCACAAGCTTAGACACACATTCGCAACGCTCATGCTCGAAGGAGGGTGTGATATATTCTCACTTTCCAAGATGTTAGGACACAGCGACATTAAAACCACGACAATCTACCTAGCCGCTAGTACTGAACATTTGCGCTCACAGATGCTCAAGCACCCGCTGAACGATTTTAGGTAA
- a CDS encoding hypothetical protein (Evidence 5 : Unknown function), whose product MSKLVDAKPNAGYFLHELNKSLHPRFGKPHISVQ is encoded by the coding sequence GTGTCTAAGCTTGTGGACGCTAAACCGAATGCCGGATACTTTCTTCATGAACTCAACAAGTCTCTTCATCCCCGTTTCGGTAAACCCCATATTTCGGTTCAATGA
- a CDS encoding hypothetical protein (Evidence 5 : Unknown function) yields MAMDPMEIIEGILDTAEEMAENLTGLSTDDEEDDEED; encoded by the coding sequence GTGGCGATGGATCCGATGGAAATTATCGAAGGGATCCTGGACACAGCGGAGGAGATGGCAGAGAATCTCACCGGATTGTCCACCGACGACGAAGAAGATGATGAGGAAGATTGA
- a CDS encoding conserved hypothetical protein (Evidence 4 : Unknown function but conserved in other organisms): protein MYLTKTDFIEYLQCSKCLWLKKKRPDLYIAPVPTDFEESKIEEGQEVELLAHSLFPNGTLVSSELEQSLLETKRLIDSHTSPIFQATTVSNNNCLARIDILRFNADTDKWDIYEVKSSTEVKTDRSHNHIKDVTFQKLVLEQSGVSVDRTFIVHLNKEYRRAGKLNVKELLKIHDVSEDVQKAADNTAAEMLEALTLLNKDQIDLVFCDCLYLTRGNHCSSFGVFNPDVPDYSVHDILRIRPEKIKTIIQSGIVKIEDVSDSFKLTDIQNNQVQVARSQKPQIDHDAIKKLLDSLSYPLYFLDYETYCAAIPILDGYGPYQHIPFQVSIHKLHKDGTLQHYEYLGTSIADVPGNLLEYLKGIDCSGGKVVSWHASFENTRNKEMAELNPLHAQMLLDLNARTFDLETVFKESYLHPGFKGGTSIKKVLPALLPQFSYKDLSIQGGTEAMENWRKLIFDDLDESQKESIKKALLDYCCMDTLAMVEIFRHLQAYVS, encoded by the coding sequence ATGTACTTAACAAAAACTGATTTCATTGAATATTTGCAGTGCTCCAAGTGCTTGTGGCTCAAAAAGAAACGACCCGACCTTTATATTGCCCCGGTGCCAACGGACTTTGAGGAAAGTAAGATTGAAGAGGGTCAAGAAGTAGAGCTTTTGGCCCATTCTTTATTCCCAAATGGCACCCTTGTGAGCAGCGAATTGGAGCAATCTTTGTTGGAAACCAAAAGACTAATTGACAGTCACACTTCCCCGATATTTCAAGCCACTACGGTTTCCAATAACAACTGCCTCGCGAGGATTGATATACTCCGCTTCAATGCTGATACTGACAAGTGGGATATTTATGAAGTCAAGTCTTCGACCGAGGTAAAAACTGACAGATCTCACAACCACATAAAGGATGTCACCTTTCAAAAACTTGTGCTGGAGCAATCCGGAGTTTCTGTAGATCGAACGTTCATAGTGCACCTCAATAAGGAATATAGGAGGGCGGGGAAACTGAACGTTAAGGAACTCCTTAAAATACATGATGTGTCAGAGGATGTACAGAAGGCCGCTGACAACACTGCCGCCGAAATGCTGGAGGCTTTAACTTTGTTGAATAAGGACCAGATCGACCTGGTCTTTTGTGACTGTCTCTATTTGACTAGAGGGAATCACTGTTCGAGTTTTGGTGTTTTCAACCCGGACGTGCCGGATTATTCCGTACATGATATCCTTAGAATTCGTCCGGAGAAAATTAAGACTATTATCCAGTCCGGAATTGTAAAGATAGAAGATGTGTCGGACAGCTTCAAATTGACGGATATACAAAATAATCAAGTGCAAGTGGCTAGATCGCAAAAGCCACAAATTGACCATGACGCAATTAAGAAACTTCTGGATTCGCTGTCCTATCCCCTATACTTCCTCGATTATGAAACCTACTGCGCCGCTATTCCCATTCTTGATGGGTATGGGCCTTATCAGCATATTCCGTTTCAGGTGTCGATTCATAAACTTCATAAAGACGGAACACTTCAGCATTACGAATATCTCGGCACAAGCATTGCTGATGTTCCGGGCAATCTTTTGGAATACTTGAAAGGCATTGATTGCAGCGGCGGAAAAGTTGTTTCCTGGCACGCTTCATTCGAAAATACGAGAAACAAAGAGATGGCTGAATTGAATCCGCTTCACGCCCAAATGCTCCTAGATCTCAATGCGCGGACTTTTGATTTGGAGACAGTGTTTAAGGAGTCCTATTTGCACCCTGGATTCAAAGGCGGAACTTCAATTAAGAAAGTATTGCCCGCGCTCTTACCCCAATTTTCCTACAAAGACCTATCTATCCAAGGAGGCACCGAAGCTATGGAAAACTGGCGGAAGCTAATATTCGATGACTTAGATGAATCTCAAAAGGAAAGTATTAAAAAGGCGTTATTGGACTATTGCTGTATGGATACATTAGCAATGGTTGAAATATTTAGACACCTTCAGGCGTATGTGTCTTAA